GTTCCTCATGGACCCGCTGGGGATGGTGAACTGCTGGCCGACGAAGGTCTTGAAGAACATGATCAGAAGAATGCCGAAGCAGAGCAGCTCGGCGTTGTCCCGCAGGGAGCCCTTGGCAACCTCCTTGGGCAGGGCCTCTGCGGTTTTGTCCTTCGCCATGGATACTCCTGAAAGAGCCAGTCTAGCGCGGGGTCGGGACCTCGGTGAACATCCGCGAGCAGAGCTGTTGGACAGTCACCCATCTCCCCTCCCTCAGGATGCAGGTCTCCACCAGTCCCACGCCCGGCACGAAGAGGGAGCGGCTCCGGCTCCCGGGGCGCCCGGGATCACTGATCTCCACCCAGGTCCCGATGCGGTTGGAGTCGGGGGGAAGGGGGATGCCCTTGGGCACGATGGCGCGCCCGATGACGCGGCACTCGGCCCCCCCAGCGGTCCAGGACCTCACCGCCGGAAAGCCCTCTGGCAGGAGGACCCGCTGGATGCTCTTGCCATCCCATACCGCCAGCCCACCCTTTCGGAGAAAGAAGCGCTGGGGAGCCTGCCCCCGCAGGGAAGAGAGGCTCGCCTGGACATCCAGTCCCCCCTCGACGACCTGGGTGGCGTCGACCCGGACCTGGAGACGGTCCTGGGCGCGCTGGGCTTCGGGCAGACTGGGATTCTCGTAACCCAGCACGAGGCCGGCCTCTGCCGGTCCGTTGCAGACCCCACGGGGCTGGGGCTCACACCCCAGCAGCCCTGCGAGGAACAGACCGGACAGAAGCCAGTATCTCACCGGAGCCCCTTGTTGAACTTGGCCAGAAGGTCATCCAGACTGGCCCCCTTGGAGTCGCTCTGCCTGGCGTCCGGCCGCTTGGTATCCGGGCGCCGGGCATCCGGGCGCCGGGCTTCCGGGCGCTTGGCATCAGGACGCCTGGCCTCCCGCTGCCCCTCTCTCTTGGGACCCCGCTCCGGCCTGCCCTCCTGCCCCTCGGGACGCCTGGGGCGCCCCCCCTGGGGCCGGGCATGCTCGCTGCGTGCCTGACCCGCCGGCACGGGGAGCAGGGCCTTGATGGAAAGCGAGATACGCTTGGCCTGCAGATCCACGTTCAGCACCTTCACCTTGACGGACTGCCCCACCGTGAGGGAATCAGCCGGGGTCTTGATGTAGCTGTGGCTGATCTCGGAGAGGTGGACCAGGCCGTCCTGGTGGACACCGACATCCACGAAGGCGCCGAAGTCCGTCACATTGGTCACGATTCCCGGGAGCTCCATGCCGGGCTCCAGGTCAGAGGGCTTGTTCACGCCCTCCAGGAACTGGACGGCCTCGAAACGCTGACGGGGATCCCGCCCTGGCTTGCGCAGCTCGGCGATGATGTCGGTGACCGTTTCCAGACCGAAGCGCTCATCCACGAAGAGCTTGGGGTCCAGCCCGGCGAGGACGGCCTCGTTGCCCACCAGCTCAGGAATGGTCTTCCCGGTGAGCTGGCAGATGCGCTGGACCACGGGGTAGGCCTCGGGGTGCACGGCGCTGGCGTCCAGGGGGTTCTCCCCGTCCCGGATCCGCAGGAAGCCCGCGGACTGCAGGAAGGCCTTCTCGCCGAAGCGGGGCACCGCCATGAGCTGCTCCCGATGCAGGAAGGCCCCATGCTCGAATCGGTAGTTGATGATGTTCTTGGCCAGGGTCTCGCCGATGCCGGCCACATAGGCCAGGAGCTTGTAGCTGGCCGAGTTGAGATCGACCCCCACGCGGTTCACGCAGGACTCCACCACTTCGTCCAGGCTCTTCTTGAGGGCCGTCTGGTTCACATCGTGCTGGTACTGGCCCACGCCGATGGACTTGGGCTCCACCTTCACCAGCTCGGCCAGGGGGTCCTGGAAGCGCCGGGCGATGGAGATGGCCCCGCGCACGGTGACATCCTGCTCCGGGAACTCTTCGCGGGCCACCTCACTGGCACTGTAGACCGAGGCTCCGGCCTCGCTCACGGAGACGCAGATGACCCCCTCGCGCCCGCTGTCCCGCAGCCACTGGCGCACGAAGCTCTCAGCCTCCCGCCCGCCGGTACCATTGCCCACGGCGATGGCCTCCAGGGGGTATTTGGTGGCGATGGCCTCGAGGACCGCCCGGCTGCCCTCGAAGTCCCGCTTGGGCTCCAGGGGGTAGATGGTGGCGGTCTCCATGAACTGGCCCAGGCGGTTGATCACCGCCAGCTTGCAGCCGGTGCGGATCCCGGGGTCCACCCCCAGGGTGCACATCTGGCCCGCAGGAGGGGCCAGCAGGAGGTGGTCCAGGTTGGTCTGGAACACCTTGATGGCCTCGGCATCGGCCTTCTTCTTGGCCTCGACCCGCACATCGGTCTCAAGGGTGGGGGCTAGGAGGCGGTCGAAAGCGTCCCCGCAGACATCATGAAGGCTCCGCCGGAAGCCGGAGGCGCTTTCCACCTTGACCCGGGACACCAACTGGGTCACCAGGCTCTCTCGCTCCACGAGGAGCTTGACCGAGAGGATCTCCTCCTTCTCGCCCCGGCGCACGGCCAGGATGCGGTGAGCGGGCATCTTCTTGATGGCCTCCTTGTAGTCCCAGTAGGACTTGAAGCGCAGGGCCTCCTGGCCGTCCTTGCGCTCCTCCCGCAGGGTGGAGACCAGGGTGCCGTGCTCGAAGAAGGCCTCGCGCAGCCAAGCCCGGACATCGGCATCTTCCGCCAGACGCTCGGCCAGGATGTGGCCCGCCCCCTCCACGCACTGGGAGGGGGTCTGGGTACCCTCCTGGTCCTCCTTGACGTAGGAGGCCGCCAGCATCAGGGGATCGGCGCCGGTGGTGTCGGCAAGGAGGGCATCCAGCAGGGGCTCCAGACCCCGTTCCCGGGCGTCTGTGGCCTTCGTGCGCTTCTTGGGCTTGTAGGGGAGGTAGAGATCCTCAAGCTCAGTCTTGGACCAAGTGGACTCGATGCGGTCCTTCAGCTCGGAGGTGAGCTTCCCCTGCTTGTCGATGGTCTTGAGGACGGTCTCCCGTCGCTCCAACAGTTCCTTGAAGTAGGCAACCCGGTCCTCGACGGCCCGGATGGCCACCTCATCGAGACTACCGGTGGCTTCCTTGCGGTACCGGGCAATGAAGGGCACCGTGTTGCCTTCGTTCAAGAGCCCGACCACCGCGGCCACCCCCGCACGAGGCAGAGAGAGCTCCTGGCAGATGCGATCGACAACCAACTCCACAGCACTTTCCTTTCGAACTCACCCAGGGTGAAGGGCCATCTTACCTCAAGGCCGATTTGCAGGAGACTCTCGCAGAGAGCCGGAAAGGGGATTAGAATGCCCCAGCAACCCAGGACTCCCCATGACCAGAGCGGACAGCACAACCAGGACCCAGCGTGTGGGCATCGTCGGCGGCGGCCGTGCGGGCCTGAGGTTCTTCAACCTCCTGAGCCAGAGCAGCAGTGCGGACATCAGCTTCGTCGTCGACCGGCACGCCGAGGCCCCGGCCGCAGCGGCCGCCAAGCAGGCCAGGATCCCCG
The sequence above is drawn from the uncultured Holophaga sp. genome and encodes:
- a CDS encoding Tex-like N-terminal domain-containing protein, with product MELVVDRICQELSLPRAGVAAVVGLLNEGNTVPFIARYRKEATGSLDEVAIRAVEDRVAYFKELLERRETVLKTIDKQGKLTSELKDRIESTWSKTELEDLYLPYKPKKRTKATDARERGLEPLLDALLADTTGADPLMLAASYVKEDQEGTQTPSQCVEGAGHILAERLAEDADVRAWLREAFFEHGTLVSTLREERKDGQEALRFKSYWDYKEAIKKMPAHRILAVRRGEKEEILSVKLLVERESLVTQLVSRVKVESASGFRRSLHDVCGDAFDRLLAPTLETDVRVEAKKKADAEAIKVFQTNLDHLLLAPPAGQMCTLGVDPGIRTGCKLAVINRLGQFMETATIYPLEPKRDFEGSRAVLEAIATKYPLEAIAVGNGTGGREAESFVRQWLRDSGREGVICVSVSEAGASVYSASEVAREEFPEQDVTVRGAISIARRFQDPLAELVKVEPKSIGVGQYQHDVNQTALKKSLDEVVESCVNRVGVDLNSASYKLLAYVAGIGETLAKNIINYRFEHGAFLHREQLMAVPRFGEKAFLQSAGFLRIRDGENPLDASAVHPEAYPVVQRICQLTGKTIPELVGNEAVLAGLDPKLFVDERFGLETVTDIIAELRKPGRDPRQRFEAVQFLEGVNKPSDLEPGMELPGIVTNVTDFGAFVDVGVHQDGLVHLSEISHSYIKTPADSLTVGQSVKVKVLNVDLQAKRISLSIKALLPVPAGQARSEHARPQGGRPRRPEGQEGRPERGPKREGQREARRPDAKRPEARRPDARRPDTKRPDARQSDSKGASLDDLLAKFNKGLR